A stretch of the Panicum virgatum strain AP13 chromosome 9N, P.virgatum_v5, whole genome shotgun sequence genome encodes the following:
- the LOC120690297 gene encoding uncharacterized protein LOC120690297 produces MAQMRSAGLLAATLLLLLAAAAAVSGPPSPYKLPACQNDIDALWHNCKQYVQKQGPKQKPSSACCRTVQDADAHESCVCDYLGSRDAKEKLSMEKVFYVTKQCGVTVPAGCGSKQS; encoded by the coding sequence ATGGCCCAGATGCGCTCTGCTGGCCTCCTGGCCGCgacgctgctcctcctccttgccgCTGCAGCAGCAGTTTCAGGTCCACCATCTCCTTACAAACTCCCAGCCTGCCAGAATGACATCGACGCACTGTGGCACAACTGCAAGCAGTACGTCCAGAAGCAGGGGCCCAAGCAGAAGCCGTCGTCCGCCTGCTGCAGAACGGTGCAGGACGCAGATGCACATGAGTCCTGTGTCTGCGACTACCTGGGCTCCCGCGACGCCAAGGAGAAATTAAGCATGGAGAAGGTGTTCTACGTAACCAAACAGTGCGGTGTCACAGTACCTGCAGGCTGTG